TAGCATgcagttctcactctttctgtttggAAGTTGAACTTACTTTAGTAAAATAAAATCTATGGccgttgttaagtattaactttgtaagtGTTAGTTGAGCGTAATAAACTCTGACTTGATCAGAAAACGTAAGTCAATACCTTGTAGGCCTGTCTTAGTAAAGAAATCCCAATGTGAGACGGGTTGGCGTTTTGTCTCACCTCTATTTAAGTACATCTGCCTGAAAGCCTGAAAACTTAAACTTACAATGTCTTACCTTTATTTTTCTTTGAGATGCATCGCTTTGCAATGAGGAGACCCAACAGTAGTAATACCAACCCGCCCCATGCAGCTGAAGAAATCAGCAGGCAGCGGGTGAGCTCACCATCTACAAGAGTTAAATGAAATATAAAAATCTGAAACCGTAGACTGTTGAATTGCATGAAACCATGCCTTAAAAGATAGGGAACCTTCAACTTTTTCAATCACTTGTTTTGGTTTAAGGTTTTATGAAACCACATAAAATGTTGAGCGATGTTTATTTTTCCATGTGTAAAAAAAAGTTAATTTACTTTATTTTGGCTTAATCTCAAATGCGATTGTATCCTTGTTTCTTATTGAAACTAGACTGCGGTGTAAGGTGGCAATTTTTACTTTGTTAGTGCAGAATAGACTGGTTTACATTTATTCATATTTGTTATTCCCACTGATTTTTGTGTAATCATGTTTAGTTTGTTGATTTATAAGACAGCTAACACTAATTGCTAAAATGACAGCTTGCTGCAGATTATAGCACGGTTTATGGAATGCAGGACATAGTGGTCCATCTGTGGCATGTTGTGACTGGGAACCATAAGATTGGAGTTACTGCAGGATGCATGCCAACGCGTCTGTTGTGCATTCACTGGGGCAAAAATATGAAACAACAGTTGCAGAGGACTTGCAGCAGAACAACTGGACGAACTCCACGGATGATGAGTAACAGTAAACGAATGATAAGGGGAGGGATCACCACAAATGGATTATTTACAATGTAATTCAGTTACATAAACATAATAATTGCAGTTCAGTGAGTATAAGGTTGGTGGTGGGAAGACTACGAGAAACCATTGACCAGCTCAAAAATAATTTCTACTCGGAGTAGCGTGGTTAATAATGTCCGTGCAGCACAGATAAGTTAAACGCAAATCGTGCCTAATCACCCTAATTGATTTAtaagatgaagtaacagaaaaggttgacgaAGGTAATTCTGAagatatatggacttttaaaagtCATTTGACAAAATATCTCATAGTAGCGTATTCAGCAAATAGAAACATGTAGGATATAATGAATGTTGGGACCTTGCATGTATAAGTAGCTAAGTGATAGTCGTCGTGAACATTTTTTTTTCTGACAGGATAAATGCATGCGGTGGTATCCCCCAGGCATCATTAGTAATGGTAACTTTCTAAATAGTGTGGAGAACGGTAGTTGACTTCAGTAGGACAAAGGTAGACTGGTAAAAAAATGGTCAGATGTAATATAGGTGCAATTTAATGCGAATAAGTACGAAGTGTGCACTTTGGGTTCAACTACACGCACAGGCAGTATAATATAAATGCTACTCCTTTGAGGTGCATGGAAAAGCAGCAGGACCTGAGGGCGCATATTTGCAAGCCTTTGAATGTGACAGGGCAAGCTGATAGCTGGTTAAGGGAGCTCAATGCATTAATTGGTTTAGTAAATAAACTGAATTCAAAAACAAGTCATGATAAAACTTTACAAATCAGGGTTAACTTCAGCTTCAGTACTGTGCATAATTCTGGATCACACAGTTTAGTAAAGACGTCAAggtcttggagaaggtgcagagaaagGTATGAGGGTCTTGAGTTAtttagagagattggagaagctgagattttCTCATTAAAGCCAAGAAGATTAAAGGACTATCTAATAGAAGtactcaaaattatgaagggtttttatGGAATgagtaaggagaaactatttcatctGAAAAATTGTTCGGTAACCCGCAGTGGTAGATTTGGAATTATTGGCAAAGAACTAAAACCAAATTGAGGAGAGCTATTTTCTCCTGGAGGGTTGTGAAGGTCCAGAACGATCTTCCTGAAATATTGGTAGCAGCTGTTTACGTCGAATCTTTCAAAACAGGCAGTTGAACATCTGCTTGAAGGGGATTAATTTGCAGAATTATGGGAAACAAGCTGTGTGGTACGACTAAATTACTCACCACTTCCAAATAATCCACACTGGCATGCCAGACCAAATGTGCTGTAAGATTCTTTCCGAAGTCTTACCTGTGTTTGTATAGGTGACAATGTGAGTGGCCGTGGCTGAAATATGGAGAGTACTGTGAGAGACTGAGCAAGTATAAACAGTTCCAGTCCGGACACTCTGCGCCTCTTGCAACCGGCTAGAAGCTTCATATAATCCATCGGTCTTGAGTTCAATAATGTTATTTATCCTTGATGCAATTTTTCTGCCATCCTTATACCAAGTAAAGCTGATATTCTTCGGGTAAAATGGAGATGTTACGCACAAAACAACTAGAGATGCAAATGAATCTTTTTGATCTTGCTGAGACTTAATTCTCAGTGGAGTTGGTGGAACTAGGAAAATGGAGGAAAAGAACGTGACTTGAACATCATGCAAAGTTAGCAAACCAACGTTTTGCTGATACTATTCCCGCTACTATCAtgtggaggtgggaggtgggggtggggggggggggggggggggtggcatcgtGGTGGCGTGGATTGGGTATGGATTTTCATCATGCGCAATTGGTAGCTGCATCTCAAGTAAATTCGTCTTAAAGGTCAACGTAATATCGGCAGTAATTTTAACTTACCTCCAGACGAAGAACGGGTAATAGTAAGTGAGCCGCCCGTTTTACAGCTCGCATTATTTGATTGTCTAATGCGAAATAACGTTAAGGGGATTGCAAATCAGGCTTCCGACTGCTTTTCACTTGCTGTGCGAAAGCGCTGCTGACCAATCTCATTTCGCACAGTATAACAATTGCTTAGAAAGTATAATGTATCCATGAGAGAGTGGCTTTGGTACGAAGGTTTAGTATGATTTCTTGCTTATTGCAAGTCAAAGACATGATGCAAGTATGGAGTGGGAGGCTTAAGCAGACGTTacttgttaataaaagcaaaatactgcggatgctggaaatctgaaataaaaacaagaaatgctggaaccactcagcaggtctggcagcatctgcgaaaagagaagcagagttaacgtttcgggtcagtgacccgaaggtTCCGAtgtagggtcagtgacccgaaacgttaactctgcttcgcttttcacagatgctgccagactgacccgaaacgttaactctgcttctcttttcacagatgctgccagacctgctgagtggttccagcatttcttgtttttattacttgttAATAATATCGGCTTTCAAAGATCTTAACATACCAAGTGCTAAACCATAAGTGCGCAAATCTGAATCTCAATAGAAAAGTTCATCCATCCCGTAATCAAGTAAACAAATAAGCCATCATATAAGATGAAATATGTGTGCACGCTGGCAGACCCACTCTCGTAAGTAATAAAGTTGAGTTTTTCACGTCCTTTAATGATCCTGCAATTTTAACTTCAATACTTGTTTCCAACACGACAACTGTGTATTTTAGTAAAGCTACTATCGGATACTGCTCATCATAATTAATATTACTGAAATATTGCAATGCATAATAAAATATGAACTGTAGCCATCAACTCTGAAATTTGAATGTATGCATATAAAAAGATTGGAAACTAATTTGTAATGTGAACTTTTAAACGCACTACCGAATAATACTTCGGAGTGTCAAATATTGCTGTTGCTGGGATCTCATTCGCCGTTTCTTTTTTTTCCTACTTACCCCATACAACTAAGTTGGAACCTGTGCCGTTTCCAACGATTTTGTCTCGATGGGCGACAGTGCAATAATATATGCCTGCGTCCTCGACACTCACATTACTAATCTGAAGGAAGCCGCTGAATTTAGTCTTGAAGCCGATCACTTTTCTGTCATCTTGTTCCGTGCTTAGATATTGATTAGCACCCTCCTTCCACCAGTATATGTTTACACGTGGACCATCTTGAAAGAAGGGAAGCGTGCAATGAAAGGAAACGTTTGTACCCGTGTTTCTGCTTGTGCTCTCAGGGAGCTGAGTCACTTTGACTGAAGTTTCGCCGAAGCCTATAGGAAAAGAAAATCAAAACCGAATCAGTGAGGGGTAACACTGCAGGAGAAAAGAGCGCGATGATTCAGTCAGTCAATGTGTCCAAAAGGCAATAAACCATGCCGCATGAAAGCACAATAAAACAACTACTCGGTCAATGAGAAAGCAAGGAATCGAAGGAACGGGTACCTGTGAGAATGCCAACTAGAACAGCGAGGCAATGAAATACTACACTCGCCAACATTCTGAATCAATTTGTTTTCGGAGCGATGAACTGGCTAATAGCTTATAAGAACGCTGAGAGGCGGGAGTATGTAATAGGTCACAATGAAGCGTAGGTTCAGAAGACGTACCTGCCGTGTGGTTTGTTGAAATAATTGTACAGGCGACAGATGTAGCCGCAACTCGCAATCTGAATTTTCCACCCACACCAGCTGGACCTGCCCTCGCCTCGGAACTTCCTGACTTAGAAAAGCTGCGATGAAAGTTTCCTAGACGAGTGCGGGAAATCGAGATTTAGTTGCTCCACCGATGGAATTTCTATGAAATTTCCAGTTGGGAGAGACGCAAAACAGCGGAAAACGGCGAGAATTCCTAATCTTGGCCGTTTCTCATCAGTGTATGCTTTCTCTTCATAGTTCGTCCAAGATATGGCCTGACATTATGAGAACTGCGAAAATATTCTTCCTCAGTGCCCGACATCATTTCAGATGAAGCACAAGAGATATTTCGAATATCAATGTAATAAACTGTGAAATAGTTAAAGCACGGAGACGTCTGCAAACCCACCATAAACTAAGTGTAGCGTATATCACGGCTATTTATTTTGCTCTTCTGTATCATTTTTAACTGATGATTGGTAAAAGTAGGTAGGCTACGAATACACGCCTAATCCATGTTTTGTGCTCTGCTTCCAAAATATAATCAGGAATGTCGAACTTCCCCATACTGGGAAGCGTTTTTTGTTATTAAGTGATAATAgtagtttggtagtacagaacttgagtattgctgaaaataaagacattttgtcgaagctttttgccttgtactcatcaggacaatccgcatgaATACCAAGGTAAGGGAAAACAAGGACTTTGAGAACAGAGTATGAGAACAAagttggttgacaagtgaactctgattggtagaggagttgctatggagaatgcacaagtttacaggtgactgacagttaactgccacgctttgtttgacatttaaaccaggcatcttgactctgattggtcaaggcattgccctgaagaatgtaCTAGCGAATGGCTATCAGTTATTTTGCTTAGCTGGAACAAGTGCAATGTTCAtacatgctctttctgtctgcaaagcacagggccctttgtattaatatatatatatagcttCCAGCAAGCGCAAATACACCACAGTGTGATCCCTATTAACAAACTTAAGTTGGTTGGCAgcgcaattcttagcacactgaggattattttggAAATGTTGTTCAATTACAGAATTACATCTAATgttgaacactgtgttttgagttttacaagcaTGGCCTTGTTGGGTGTGGCCTGTACCTTGtccattgtgaacagcagaagggacgtgttgtttgatatgatccaccagtcttttgGATGGACAGTATATTTACCTAGCATCATACTGACATTGAAACTCATAGATCACATTACTCACTTGTGGAATAGGCACAGCTTCTTTTTTGCTCAATGGCAGCATCCTGCTAGTAgcaaacaccacatgtgttgctacttcatagtagcagtgtgaaacagctagcttcacctgttgctcaatttTGCAGGGTACAttgcccttccagggtaatttgaggtagactgtacACTATTCAGGTTAGAAAACGGCGGACTTAGGCCCGTTCATACGTTTGCacaatatacagtgagaaatgatctaatCAGGGTAGCTATTGTCACGCAGGATATCTTTGATTCTCTCTATTTCAGCATCAGGTTGGTTCTTAGTCAGTGTGTGCGTTTGATACTTTCTGGAAGGAGACAAATGTTCAGTGCTACTACGGTGTCAAAAACGGACATAAAAAGGAGACAATTGCAAGGAAGACCAGAAGACTACAACACAGTGCTTTTTCCCACAATTCTCTTCAAAAGTCAATGAAGTTCAGTGTGTTATTTCGTCTTGTTCCTGCATTACAAGAAGGCTGGCTAAATTGTTTttgaatgccgcctgaagagagctAATTCTGGTAGATTATTTAACAGTTTCTCAGAAGTAAGACAGCATGCCAGTTTTTGAACAACATATACCATCTGCTGTTTCCTTAAAAAAACGAGCAAATAGCTAACTCAAATGTTTTCTTTTTCTGTAATAGAGCTCGCATCTAAAAATCTTTCCTTAATAATTCCcgatttaaatatatatatatacatatatatatttctttctttggcctccttgtctcgagagacaatgggtaagcacctggaggtggtcagtggtttgtgaagcagcgcctggagtggctataaaggccaattctagagtgacagactcttccacaggtgctgcagataaaattggttgtcggggctgttacacagttggctctctccttgcgcttctgtcttttttcctgccaactgctaagtctcttcaactcgccacactttagccccgcctttatggctgcctgccagctctggcgttcgctggtaactgactcatacgacttgcgatcaatgtcacaggacttcatgtcgcattttcagatgtctttaaagtggagacatggacagccggtgggtctggtgccagtgacgagctcactgtacaatgtgtacttggggatcctgccatcttccatgtggctcacatggccaagccatctcaagtgcctctggctcagtagggtgcatatgctggggatgtcggccgcctcgaggacttctgtgttggagatacggtcgtgccacctgatgccaaggattctccggaggcagcgaagatggaatgaattgagacgtcactcttggctgacatacgttgttcaggcctcgctgccgtagagcaaggtactaaggacacaggcttgatacacttggactttggtgttctttgtcagtgcaccattttcccaaactctcttggcctgtctggacatagcagaggaagcctttcccacgcgcttgtttaattctgcatcgagagacatgttactggtgatagttgagcctaggtaggtgag
This sequence is a window from Heterodontus francisci isolate sHetFra1 chromosome 17, sHetFra1.hap1, whole genome shotgun sequence. Protein-coding genes within it:
- the LOC137379121 gene encoding immunoglobulin kappa light chain-like isoform X1, with the protein product MLASVVFHCLAVLVGILTGFGETSVKVTQLPESTSRNTGTNVSFHCTLPFFQDGPRVNIYWWKEGANQYLSTEQDDRKVIGFKTKFSGFLQISNVSVEDAGIYYCTVAHRDKIVGNGTGSNLVVWVPPTPLRIKSQQDQKDSFASLVVLCVTSPFYPKNISFTWYKDGRKIASRINNIIELKTDGLYEASSRLQEAQSVRTGTVYTCSVSHSTLHISATATHIVTYTNTDGELTRCLLISSAAWGGLVLLLLGLLIAKRCISKKNKGVQNDGERCDYPEQKTNHRSPGNKLTYAALDMAGLKGTAKANCKDTSTEYAQVRMEKPRADVLYKQQNAM
- the LOC137379121 gene encoding tyrosine-protein phosphatase non-receptor type substrate 1-like isoform X2, whose amino-acid sequence is MLASVVFHCLAVLVGILTGFGETSVKVTQLPESTSRNTGTNVSFHCTLPFFQDGPRVNIYWWKEGANQYLSTEQDDRKVIGFKTKFSGFLQISNVSVEDAGIYYCTVAHRDKIVGNGTGSNLVVWVPPTPLRIKSQQDQKDSFASLVVLCVTSPFYPKNISFTWYKDGRKIASRINNIIELKTDGLYEASSRLQEAQSVRTGTVYTCSVSHSTLHISATATHIVTYTNTDGELTRCLLISSAAWGGLVLLLLGLLIAKRCISKKNKDQPQVTG